A single genomic interval of Burkholderia sp. HI2500 harbors:
- a CDS encoding glutathione S-transferase family protein, with the protein MISTHPLTFYTANTPNGHKVAIYLEEAGLAYDRVHVNLSAGEQRSPAFLAINPNGKIPAIVDHDAGLTVFESGAILSYLAAKTGVLHPDTLAERTAVQQWLHFQIGGIGPMLGQLWWFLHASKTVNAQALERYRNEARRLYGVVNGRLAESAYLASPRYSIADIAAFPWLRTAPELDLDLADYPHVERWLAGIEARQAVQRGLIACRAPAEEGAH; encoded by the coding sequence ATGATCTCGACGCATCCCCTCACGTTTTATACGGCCAACACGCCGAACGGGCACAAGGTCGCCATTTACCTGGAAGAGGCCGGGCTCGCCTACGACCGCGTGCACGTGAACCTGTCCGCCGGCGAGCAGCGTAGCCCGGCGTTTCTCGCGATCAACCCGAACGGCAAGATCCCGGCCATCGTCGACCACGACGCCGGGCTGACCGTGTTCGAATCCGGCGCGATCCTCAGCTATCTCGCCGCGAAGACGGGCGTTCTGCATCCCGACACGCTGGCCGAGCGCACGGCCGTCCAGCAATGGCTGCACTTCCAGATCGGCGGAATCGGGCCGATGCTCGGCCAGCTCTGGTGGTTCCTGCATGCATCGAAGACGGTCAATGCGCAAGCGCTCGAGCGCTACCGGAACGAGGCGCGGCGTCTCTATGGGGTCGTGAACGGCCGCTTGGCGGAATCGGCGTATCTCGCGTCGCCGCGCTACTCGATCGCCGACATCGCCGCGTTTCCGTGGCTGCGCACGGCGCCCGAACTCGATCTCGATCTGGCCGACTACCCGCACGTCGAGCGGTGGCTCGCCGGCATCGAGGCGCGGCAAGCCGTTCAGCGGGGCCTGATCGCATGCCGCGCGCCGGCGGAGGAGGGCGCGCACTGA
- a CDS encoding purine-cytosine permease family protein, which yields MSEGRITQVESFGFERIPDASRYARPIDLFRLLFGGCNTFSTSVLGSFPVLVGLSFKAGVCAIVLGVLAGTCILAPMSLFGPRNGTSDPVSSGAHFGIHGRIVGSFLALLTSIAFFSLAVWSSGDALVGGAHNMVGVPVNGFTLGAAYMVFAVLVLIVCIYGFRFMLWVNKIAVWAASVLFVAGLFAFAGLFDVSYAGTVQQGSAGFWAAFVGAVLVALSNPVSFASTLGDWARYIPQRTPKHRVMGAVFAAQIATFVPFFFGLATATIIATKAPAFIASNDYVGGLLAISPRWFLLPMCLIAIIGGMSTGTTALYGTGLDVSSMFPRLLNRVRATLLIGTIAIAFIFVGRFWFNLVESVATFSTLIDTFSCPWMAIMVIGYVTRRGYYLADDLQVFNRGLRGGHYWFTHGWNVRAMGAWLPAAFVGLSFVNLPGQFVGPLGNLAGGLDLSVPVSLVVGGVLYFVLLMLYPEPDGVYGPHGRRFVRGGGQSARGNGAPVIQPKG from the coding sequence ATGAGTGAAGGCAGGATTACGCAGGTCGAGTCGTTCGGTTTCGAGCGCATTCCCGATGCATCGCGCTATGCGCGGCCGATCGATCTGTTCAGGTTGCTGTTCGGCGGCTGCAATACCTTTTCCACGTCGGTGCTCGGCAGTTTTCCCGTGCTGGTCGGGCTGTCGTTCAAGGCGGGTGTCTGCGCGATCGTGCTCGGCGTACTCGCCGGCACCTGCATCCTCGCGCCGATGAGCCTGTTCGGCCCGCGCAACGGGACGAGCGACCCGGTGTCGTCCGGCGCGCATTTCGGCATCCACGGCCGGATCGTCGGCTCGTTCCTCGCGCTGCTCACGTCGATTGCGTTCTTCTCGCTCGCGGTGTGGAGCTCGGGCGACGCGCTCGTCGGCGGCGCGCACAACATGGTCGGCGTGCCGGTCAACGGCTTCACGCTCGGCGCGGCGTACATGGTGTTCGCGGTGCTCGTGCTGATCGTCTGCATCTACGGCTTCCGCTTCATGCTGTGGGTCAACAAGATCGCCGTGTGGGCCGCGAGCGTGCTGTTCGTCGCGGGCCTGTTCGCGTTCGCCGGCCTGTTCGACGTGAGCTATGCCGGCACGGTGCAGCAGGGCAGCGCGGGCTTCTGGGCCGCGTTCGTCGGCGCGGTGCTGGTGGCGCTGAGCAACCCGGTATCGTTCGCGTCGACGCTCGGCGACTGGGCGCGCTACATCCCGCAGCGCACGCCGAAGCATCGCGTGATGGGGGCCGTGTTCGCCGCGCAGATCGCGACCTTCGTGCCGTTCTTCTTCGGCCTCGCGACCGCGACGATCATCGCGACGAAGGCACCCGCGTTCATCGCGTCGAACGACTACGTCGGTGGGCTGCTCGCGATCTCGCCGCGCTGGTTCCTGCTGCCGATGTGCCTGATCGCGATCATCGGCGGGATGTCGACCGGCACGACCGCGCTGTACGGCACCGGCCTCGACGTGTCGAGCATGTTCCCGCGCCTGCTGAACCGCGTGCGTGCGACGCTGCTGATCGGCACGATCGCGATCGCGTTCATCTTCGTCGGCCGCTTCTGGTTCAACCTCGTCGAAAGCGTCGCGACGTTCTCGACGCTGATCGATACGTTCAGTTGCCCATGGATGGCGATCATGGTGATCGGCTACGTGACGCGGCGCGGCTACTATCTCGCGGACGACCTGCAGGTGTTCAACCGCGGGCTGCGCGGCGGCCATTACTGGTTCACGCATGGGTGGAACGTGCGCGCGATGGGCGCGTGGCTGCCGGCCGCGTTCGTCGGGTTGTCGTTCGTGAACCTGCCGGGGCAGTTCGTCGGGCCGCTCGGCAACCTCGCGGGCGGGCTCGATCTGAGCGTGCCGGTGTCGCTGGTGGTGGGCGGCGTGCTGTATTTCGTGCTGCTGATGCTGTATCCGGAACCGGATGGCGTGTACGGTCCGCACGGGCGACGCTTCGTGCGTGGCGGTGGGCAGTCGGCGCGCGGTAATGGCGCGCCGGTGATCCAGCCGAAGGGGTAA
- a CDS encoding glucose 1-dehydrogenase, with product MKRLEGKVALVTGGARGQGEAEARRFVAEGARVVIADVLDEAGRRVAAELGDAARFQHLDVTNEADWQAAVDATLAQFGRLDILVNNAAILKLVPIEACSLDDYRKVIDVNQVGCWLGMKSALGALKAAGGGSIVNVSSTAGMEGVAGGSAYVSSKFAVRGMTKAAALEFGRYGIRVNSVHPGGIDTVMARPPEFADFDPSSIYSGLPIARIGKPDEVANLVLFLASDESAYCTGSEFIIDGGMLAGSSFH from the coding sequence TTGAAACGACTCGAAGGCAAGGTGGCGCTGGTCACGGGCGGTGCCCGCGGCCAGGGCGAAGCGGAAGCGCGCAGGTTCGTCGCCGAAGGCGCACGCGTGGTGATCGCCGACGTGCTGGACGAAGCCGGCCGGCGCGTCGCGGCCGAACTCGGCGACGCCGCACGTTTCCAGCATCTCGACGTGACGAACGAAGCCGACTGGCAGGCTGCCGTCGATGCGACGCTCGCGCAGTTCGGCCGGCTCGACATCCTCGTGAACAACGCGGCGATCCTGAAGCTCGTGCCGATCGAAGCGTGCTCGCTCGACGACTATCGCAAGGTGATCGACGTGAACCAGGTCGGCTGCTGGCTCGGCATGAAATCGGCGCTGGGCGCGCTGAAGGCGGCGGGTGGCGGCTCGATCGTCAATGTATCGTCGACGGCCGGGATGGAAGGCGTCGCGGGCGGCAGCGCATACGTATCGAGCAAGTTCGCGGTGCGCGGAATGACGAAGGCCGCCGCGCTCGAATTCGGCCGCTACGGCATTCGCGTGAACTCGGTGCACCCCGGTGGCATCGATACGGTGATGGCGCGCCCGCCCGAGTTCGCGGACTTCGATCCGTCGTCGATCTACAGCGGCCTGCCGATCGCGCGCATCGGCAAGCCCGATGAGGTGGCCAATCTCGTGCTGTTCCTCGCGTCCGACGAATCCGCGTATTGCACCGGGTCGGAATTCATCATCGACGGCGGGATGCTCGCGGGCAGTTCGTTCCACTGA
- a CDS encoding VOC family protein: MNDPMLGPIDQIGYVVADLDRSIARWRKRHDVGPWTVFRNVRLDGFHLGEPVTVAMDVGLAYRGDLQIELIHVTNEARSPYRDTHGQPLVGLHHVAWVVDDLDAALARLTSRGLRVVFDARNPATRVAYLDDTDDPGVRVEVIEGAGMRDMIARGITEARAWDGADPVRIVDAAAASA, translated from the coding sequence ATGAACGATCCCATGCTCGGCCCCATCGACCAGATCGGCTACGTGGTCGCGGATCTCGACCGCAGTATCGCGCGCTGGCGTAAACGCCATGACGTCGGGCCGTGGACCGTATTCCGCAACGTGCGCCTTGACGGCTTCCATCTCGGCGAACCCGTCACGGTCGCGATGGACGTCGGGCTCGCGTATCGCGGCGATCTGCAGATCGAACTGATTCACGTGACGAACGAGGCGCGCTCGCCGTACCGCGATACGCACGGGCAGCCGCTCGTCGGGCTGCATCACGTCGCGTGGGTCGTCGACGATCTCGATGCCGCGCTCGCACGGCTCACATCCCGCGGCCTGCGTGTCGTGTTCGACGCACGCAACCCGGCCACGCGCGTCGCCTATCTCGACGACACCGACGATCCCGGCGTGCGCGTCGAAGTGATCGAAGGCGCCGGCATGCGCGACATGATCGCGCGCGGCATCACCGAGGCCCGCGCATGGGACGGCGCCGATCCGGTTCGCATCGTCGACGCGGCGGCCGCCTCCGCGTAA
- a CDS encoding LysR family transcriptional regulator yields the protein MRNRINEEITFRKLEVLLAFMEAGSLAKAAEALGVSTVSVHRALHTLEEGMHCALFRHEGRNLIPTDAAQVLAEVAGEVLKTMTDGIRSTREAAGYGAGQLKIGSLYSLTIRTVPEVVIALKERRPELQTELVLGSNADLLDKLRQGAIDATLMALPEPDAEIESIALFEDEMFFAAPIDSPYARHDAIDLCSCGDAPFVSLGEGFATHHGFTEAFRSAGVTPNVVMRVGDIFSLINFVSGGVGCSLLPGRVRDLFAHKIALVPLAGPTIRQTIGLSFLHRRERDPNLLALATVCRLTVKGPNAR from the coding sequence ATGCGCAACCGCATCAACGAAGAGATCACGTTCCGCAAGCTCGAGGTGCTGCTCGCCTTCATGGAAGCGGGCAGCCTCGCGAAGGCCGCCGAGGCGCTGGGCGTCAGCACGGTCAGCGTGCACCGGGCGCTGCACACGCTCGAGGAAGGGATGCACTGCGCGCTGTTTCGCCACGAGGGGCGGAACCTCATTCCAACCGACGCCGCGCAGGTGCTCGCCGAAGTCGCGGGCGAAGTGCTCAAGACGATGACGGACGGAATCCGCTCGACGCGCGAGGCGGCCGGCTACGGCGCCGGCCAGTTGAAGATCGGTTCGCTCTACTCGCTAACGATCCGCACCGTGCCCGAAGTCGTGATCGCGTTGAAGGAGCGCCGCCCCGAGCTGCAGACCGAGCTCGTGCTCGGCTCGAACGCCGACCTGCTCGACAAGCTGCGGCAAGGCGCGATCGACGCGACGCTGATGGCGCTGCCCGAACCGGATGCCGAGATCGAATCGATCGCGCTGTTCGAGGACGAGATGTTCTTCGCCGCGCCGATCGACTCGCCGTACGCGCGGCACGATGCCATCGATCTGTGCTCGTGCGGCGACGCGCCGTTCGTGTCGCTCGGCGAAGGCTTCGCGACGCATCACGGCTTCACGGAAGCGTTTCGTTCGGCCGGCGTCACGCCGAACGTCGTGATGCGGGTGGGCGACATCTTCTCGCTGATCAACTTCGTGTCGGGCGGCGTCGGTTGCTCGCTGCTGCCCGGGCGCGTGCGCGACCTGTTCGCGCACAAGATCGCGCTCGTGCCGCTCGCCGGGCCGACGATCCGCCAGACGATCGGCCTGAGCTTCCTGCACCGGCGCGAACGCGACCCGAACCTGCTTGCGTTGGCAACCGTGTGCCGGCTGACGGTCAAGGGGCCGAACGCGCGGTAA
- a CDS encoding MFS transporter, with product MRDSRRNSRHRQVVAAVVGNTLEWYDFIVYGFFSGIIARLFFPAESQYASLLMSLATFGVGFFMRPVGGILLGLYADRKGRKAAMQLIIFLMTLSIALITFAPSYAVIGPAAPILIVVARLLQGFATGGEYASATAFLVESAPENRRGLYGSWQLIGQCLAVFSGAAMGAWATQSLSDAALHSWGWRVPFALGLLIGPVGLWIRRHMEETEAFVAASKLTVEPPASVSGVLRDNLRGVLVSMGQTITGTAVFYVMLVNMPTFVHKTFGLPLDQVFKVQMAAVALLTVTIPFAALVSDRIGRRPVLIAGSLALLTVTYPLFTWLAAAPGIGRLLVMQLVICTIIGICYGPAPTTLAEQFATRSRSTGIALAYNVAVMVFGGFAPFIVTWLTHASGSSVAPAWYVLFAASFGLLASVFMHDGAPCVLARRRFQGEPLSAK from the coding sequence ATGCGCGACTCACGTCGGAACTCGCGGCATCGGCAGGTGGTTGCCGCTGTCGTCGGCAATACCCTCGAGTGGTACGACTTCATCGTTTACGGTTTCTTCTCCGGGATCATCGCGCGGCTATTCTTTCCCGCCGAGAGCCAGTACGCGTCGCTGCTGATGTCGCTCGCGACCTTCGGCGTCGGCTTCTTCATGCGCCCGGTGGGCGGCATCCTGCTCGGGCTCTATGCGGACCGCAAGGGCCGCAAGGCCGCGATGCAGCTCATCATCTTCCTGATGACGCTGTCGATCGCACTGATCACGTTCGCGCCGTCGTACGCCGTGATCGGCCCGGCGGCGCCCATCCTGATCGTCGTCGCGCGGTTGCTGCAGGGTTTCGCGACGGGCGGCGAATACGCGAGCGCGACCGCGTTTCTCGTGGAAAGCGCGCCGGAGAACCGGCGCGGGCTGTACGGATCGTGGCAACTGATCGGCCAGTGTCTCGCGGTGTTCTCGGGCGCCGCGATGGGCGCGTGGGCCACGCAATCGCTGTCGGACGCGGCGCTGCATAGCTGGGGCTGGCGCGTGCCGTTCGCGCTCGGGCTGCTGATCGGGCCGGTCGGCCTGTGGATCCGCCGGCACATGGAGGAGACCGAGGCGTTCGTCGCCGCGAGCAAGTTGACCGTCGAGCCGCCGGCGAGCGTGTCGGGCGTGCTGCGCGACAACCTGCGCGGCGTGCTCGTGTCGATGGGGCAGACGATCACCGGCACGGCCGTGTTCTACGTGATGCTCGTCAACATGCCGACGTTCGTGCACAAGACCTTCGGGCTGCCGCTCGACCAGGTCTTCAAGGTGCAGATGGCGGCGGTTGCGCTGCTGACGGTGACGATCCCGTTCGCGGCGCTCGTGTCCGACCGCATCGGCCGGCGTCCCGTGCTGATCGCCGGTTCGCTGGCGCTGCTGACGGTCACGTATCCGCTGTTCACGTGGCTGGCCGCCGCGCCGGGCATCGGGCGCCTGCTCGTGATGCAGCTCGTGATCTGCACGATCATCGGCATCTGCTACGGGCCCGCGCCGACCACGCTCGCCGAGCAGTTCGCGACGCGTTCGCGCTCCACGGGCATCGCGCTCGCGTACAACGTCGCGGTGATGGTGTTCGGCGGCTTCGCGCCGTTCATCGTCACGTGGCTGACGCACGCGAGCGGGTCGTCTGTCGCGCCCGCATGGTACGTGCTCTTCGCGGCGTCGTTCGGGCTGCTTGCGAGCGTGTTCATGCACGACGGCGCGCCGTGCGTGCTCGCGCGCCGGCGGTTTCAGGGCGAGCCGTTGAGCGCCAAGTAG
- a CDS encoding MFS transporter — protein MSRLDYTLLGPCLLAIAIDAMGFGLVYPMMSAIFSDPHAGILPADAGAHARNFYLGLGYGIYPLCMFFGSSLMGDLSDRYGRRRILLLCVLGLAAGYGMMAAGAWHASVALLLAGRGLTGLLAGCQGIAQAAITDLSTPENKAYNMSIMSLAFSAGVIVGPVLGGVTSDRTISPLFDYGTPFVLVAALSVACACWTWASYRDSAAPRGDTRIDPLLPLRIIGEAARQRNVAFLSVVFFLMQVGYGLYLQTIMLLLQARFGYTSARLGLFSGVIGLCFVFGLLFVVRRMLRVWRVVDIAKTGLLVAGVGQVLSALFPHELVLWALAMVVGCFDMVAYTTMYTAFSDAVSEDRQGWALGVAGSVMAVAWVVTGALTNLLPVFGEIGLLLIGGAGFLLSFAMMVVYGRTQPGARTAALS, from the coding sequence ATGTCCCGACTCGACTACACGCTGCTCGGCCCCTGCCTGCTCGCCATCGCGATCGACGCGATGGGCTTCGGGCTCGTCTATCCGATGATGTCCGCGATCTTCAGCGATCCGCACGCGGGCATCCTGCCGGCCGACGCCGGCGCGCATGCGCGCAATTTCTACCTCGGTCTCGGCTACGGGATCTACCCGTTGTGCATGTTCTTCGGCTCGTCGCTGATGGGCGACCTGTCCGATCGCTACGGCCGCCGCAGGATCCTGCTGCTGTGCGTGCTCGGCCTCGCGGCCGGCTACGGGATGATGGCGGCCGGCGCGTGGCACGCGAGCGTCGCGCTGCTGCTGGCGGGCCGCGGGCTCACCGGGCTGCTGGCCGGCTGCCAGGGCATCGCGCAGGCGGCGATCACCGACCTGAGCACGCCGGAGAACAAGGCGTACAACATGAGCATCATGTCGCTCGCGTTCAGCGCGGGCGTGATCGTCGGCCCTGTGCTCGGCGGCGTGACGTCCGATCGCACGATTTCGCCGCTGTTCGACTACGGCACGCCGTTCGTGCTGGTCGCCGCGCTGTCGGTGGCCTGCGCGTGCTGGACCTGGGCGTCGTATCGCGACTCTGCCGCACCGCGCGGCGACACGCGCATCGATCCGCTGCTGCCGCTGCGGATCATCGGGGAGGCCGCGCGCCAGCGCAACGTCGCGTTCCTGTCGGTGGTGTTCTTCCTGATGCAGGTCGGCTACGGGCTCTACCTGCAGACCATCATGCTGCTGCTGCAGGCGAGATTCGGCTACACGAGCGCGCGGCTCGGGCTGTTCAGCGGCGTGATCGGGCTCTGCTTCGTGTTCGGGCTGCTGTTCGTCGTGCGGCGGATGCTGCGCGTGTGGCGTGTGGTCGACATCGCGAAGACGGGCCTGCTCGTCGCGGGCGTCGGCCAGGTCCTGTCCGCGCTGTTCCCGCACGAGCTCGTGCTGTGGGCGCTCGCGATGGTCGTCGGCTGCTTCGACATGGTTGCGTACACGACGATGTATACGGCGTTCTCCGACGCGGTCAGCGAGGACCGGCAAGGCTGGGCGCTCGGCGTCGCGGGCTCGGTGATGGCCGTCGCGTGGGTCGTGACGGGCGCGCTCACGAACCTGCTGCCGGTGTTCGGCGAGATCGGCCTGCTGCTGATCGGTGGCGCGGGCTTCCTGCTCAGCTTCGCGATGATGGTTGTGTATGGCCGTACGCAGCCGGGTGCGCGAACAGCCGCGCTGTCGTAG
- a CDS encoding cysteine hydrolase family protein: MQHPTIRTLAGASAPTSIAAARTALLVIDFQNEYFSGRLPIPEGPRALGNAQRVIAFADRAGMPVFHVQHVDAADGPIFADGSDGFRFHADLQPAPHHTVVKKTSVSVFPTTDIDARLKAAGVDTLIVTGLMTHACVAGAARDAVPLGYAVLVVDDACATRDLDLADGGTVSHRDLHRATLAALSDTFGDVLTTEQVLALAVA, translated from the coding sequence ATGCAACATCCGACCATCCGTACCCTGGCGGGCGCGAGCGCGCCGACATCGATCGCCGCCGCCCGCACCGCGCTGCTGGTGATCGATTTCCAGAATGAATACTTCAGCGGCCGCCTGCCGATTCCGGAGGGGCCGCGCGCGCTGGGCAACGCGCAGCGCGTGATCGCGTTCGCCGACCGCGCGGGCATGCCGGTGTTTCACGTCCAGCACGTCGATGCGGCCGACGGCCCGATCTTCGCCGACGGCAGCGACGGCTTCCGCTTTCACGCGGACCTGCAGCCGGCGCCGCATCACACGGTCGTGAAGAAGACGTCGGTGAGCGTGTTCCCGACGACGGACATCGATGCGCGCCTGAAGGCGGCCGGTGTCGACACGCTGATCGTCACGGGCCTGATGACGCATGCATGCGTCGCCGGCGCGGCACGCGACGCGGTGCCGCTCGGCTACGCGGTGCTCGTCGTCGACGACGCATGCGCGACGCGCGACCTCGATCTCGCGGATGGCGGCACGGTATCGCACCGCGACCTCCACCGCGCGACGCTGGCCGCGCTGTCGGACACGTTCGGCGACGTGCTGACGACCGAGCAGGTGCTGGCGCTGGCCGTCGCCTGA
- a CDS encoding amidohydrolase: MQHADTVYLNGLLYTGDAQRRFAQALATQGGKIIAVGRDDDIRPLAGPATRIVDLAGRLMLPGLIDGHVHPLEGHQILGDFDLSGINDPDTILQRIRACADATPNEPWVYLGGANLAAFGAYPTRELLDRIVPDRPLLVVGFDVHSGCLNTKGLEAAGIHADTPDPAGGVYERDASGAPNGVVHEAAFYRVCPIIPQLSPAGYPKSLAKAHAMAHGYGLTGWFDARVEEAELKAYADAQRAGTLKVYMSAGLYANPRRDPREQIERFARWRREYECDNLRLHTVKIFVDGVPESKTAALLEPYAGTDDCGLALWSQDALNEICLLADTAGFDLHFHTLADRAVRMTLDALEYVQIRNGMRDRRAQLAHLQLVDPADMSRFNRLGAIASVQTLWTAAREEQQQLYRDLLGAERTARNYPFRSLRNAGAMLAAGSDWSVSTMDPMQIIQTGVTHLLIDQSDSPPWNPHERLDLLTMLEAYTVNTAYALRFDDCTGSLEAGKDASFAILDRNPFAHPVETFAQTRVIETCFRGEVVYAAPGWAG; this comes from the coding sequence ATGCAACACGCCGATACCGTCTATCTGAACGGCCTGCTTTACACGGGCGATGCGCAGCGCCGCTTCGCTCAGGCGTTGGCCACCCAGGGCGGCAAGATCATCGCCGTCGGCCGCGACGACGACATCCGCCCGCTGGCCGGCCCCGCGACGCGCATCGTCGACCTGGCCGGCAGGCTGATGCTGCCGGGCCTCATCGACGGCCACGTGCACCCGCTCGAAGGCCACCAGATCCTCGGTGACTTCGACCTGTCCGGCATCAACGATCCCGACACGATCCTGCAGCGCATTCGCGCATGCGCCGATGCGACGCCGAACGAACCGTGGGTCTATCTCGGCGGCGCCAACCTGGCCGCATTCGGCGCGTATCCGACCCGCGAGCTGCTCGACCGGATCGTGCCCGACCGGCCACTGCTCGTGGTCGGCTTCGACGTGCACAGCGGCTGCCTCAACACGAAAGGGCTCGAAGCGGCCGGCATCCACGCTGACACGCCCGACCCGGCCGGCGGCGTGTACGAGCGCGATGCGTCCGGCGCGCCGAATGGCGTCGTGCACGAAGCGGCGTTCTACCGCGTGTGCCCGATCATTCCGCAACTGAGCCCGGCCGGCTACCCGAAGTCGCTCGCGAAAGCGCACGCGATGGCGCACGGTTACGGTCTCACCGGCTGGTTCGACGCGCGCGTCGAGGAGGCCGAACTCAAGGCTTACGCCGACGCGCAGCGCGCGGGCACGCTGAAGGTGTACATGAGCGCAGGCCTCTATGCGAACCCGCGCCGCGATCCGCGCGAGCAGATCGAGCGCTTCGCCAGATGGCGTCGCGAATACGAATGCGACAACCTGCGCCTGCATACGGTGAAGATCTTCGTCGACGGCGTGCCCGAATCGAAAACCGCCGCGCTGCTCGAGCCGTACGCCGGCACCGACGACTGCGGCCTCGCGCTGTGGAGCCAGGACGCGCTGAACGAGATCTGCCTGCTCGCGGATACGGCCGGCTTCGACCTGCACTTCCACACGCTCGCCGACCGCGCGGTGCGCATGACGCTCGACGCACTCGAATACGTCCAGATCCGCAACGGCATGCGCGACCGGCGCGCGCAGCTCGCGCACCTGCAGCTCGTCGATCCGGCCGACATGAGCCGCTTCAACCGGCTCGGCGCGATCGCCAGCGTGCAGACGCTGTGGACGGCCGCGCGCGAGGAACAGCAGCAGCTCTATCGCGACCTGCTCGGCGCGGAACGCACCGCGCGCAATTATCCGTTCCGCAGCCTGCGCAATGCGGGTGCGATGCTCGCGGCTGGCTCCGACTGGTCGGTCAGCACGATGGACCCGATGCAGATCATCCAGACGGGCGTCACGCACCTGCTGATCGACCAGTCCGACAGCCCGCCGTGGAATCCGCACGAACGCCTCGACCTGCTCACGATGCTCGAGGCCTATACGGTGAACACCGCGTATGCGCTGCGCTTCGACGACTGTACAGGTTCGCTCGAAGCGGGCAAGGACGCGAGCTTCGCGATCCTCGACCGCAATCCGTTCGCACACCCGGTCGAGACGTTCGCGCAAACCCGTGTGATCGAGACGTGCTTCCGCGGCGAAGTCGTATACGCCGCGCCGGGCTGGGCGGGCTGA
- a CDS encoding helix-turn-helix transcriptional regulator, producing the protein MSPAHISLSNAGDLVASLGSPQFPARLWAWLRETVDPQSHYSVATRYRRDTPSQSVDSVDVLFFAGGDDPDGTRHALDLYTQGDWRTDTLLPHIERATDSQLVFSCNEDIDTATEYGRHFALGELGEDCTLLGSERDYVYAFSLFRRRGQPSYTLAELALLRQLGDFVLPLLIQHARLARLTPRSDDGALLQRFEQRLAASGAALSQRERLVCRAVLQGQPVPQIADTLALKPSSVRTYLGRSLAKLGVANRAGLFAWCVTEEEPPGDRGQ; encoded by the coding sequence ATGAGCCCCGCCCATATTTCCCTCAGCAATGCCGGCGACCTGGTCGCCAGCCTCGGCAGTCCGCAGTTTCCCGCCCGGCTCTGGGCGTGGCTGCGCGAAACCGTCGACCCGCAGTCCCACTACAGCGTCGCGACGCGCTACCGCCGCGATACGCCGTCGCAGTCGGTCGACAGTGTCGACGTGCTGTTCTTCGCGGGCGGCGACGATCCCGACGGCACACGCCACGCGCTCGATCTCTATACCCAGGGCGACTGGCGCACCGACACGCTGCTCCCGCATATCGAGCGCGCCACCGATTCGCAGCTCGTGTTCTCGTGCAACGAGGACATCGATACGGCAACCGAATACGGCCGCCATTTCGCGCTCGGCGAACTCGGCGAAGACTGCACGCTGCTCGGCAGCGAGCGCGACTATGTCTATGCGTTCTCGTTGTTCCGCCGGCGCGGCCAGCCGTCCTATACGCTGGCCGAACTGGCGCTGCTGCGGCAGCTCGGCGATTTCGTGCTGCCGCTCCTGATCCAGCATGCACGGCTCGCCCGCCTGACGCCGCGTTCGGATGACGGCGCGTTGCTGCAGCGGTTCGAACAGCGCCTGGCGGCCAGCGGCGCGGCGCTGTCGCAGCGCGAACGGCTCGTATGCCGCGCGGTGTTGCAAGGCCAGCCTGTCCCGCAGATCGCCGACACCCTCGCACTCAAGCCCAGCAGCGTGCGCACCTATCTCGGGCGCTCGCTCGCGAAGCTCGGCGTGGCGAACCGGGCCGGGCTGTTCGCGTGGTGCGTGACCGAGGAAGAACCACCGGGGGACCGCGGTCAATAG
- a CDS encoding nuclear transport factor 2 family protein has translation MSSLRSPVRAVAALVLLAASTAALAAGPATRDLAAEETNRQLVLTFYDRFFNKHEAVEAAAVVADDYKQHNPNVPDGKKPFVSYFVGAFQKNPASRARIVRSATDGDLVYLHVHATERPGDRGEAVVDIFRVKDGKIVEHWDVIQSVPEKSANANTMF, from the coding sequence ATGTCATCGCTCCGCTCCCCCGTTCGCGCCGTTGCCGCGCTCGTCCTGCTGGCCGCATCGACGGCCGCGCTGGCCGCCGGCCCGGCCACGCGCGACCTGGCCGCCGAGGAAACCAACCGCCAGCTCGTGCTGACGTTCTACGACCGCTTCTTCAACAAGCACGAAGCCGTCGAAGCCGCCGCCGTCGTCGCGGACGACTACAAGCAGCACAACCCGAACGTGCCGGACGGCAAGAAGCCGTTCGTGTCGTACTTCGTCGGCGCGTTCCAGAAGAACCCGGCATCGCGCGCGCGCATCGTGCGCAGCGCAACCGACGGCGACCTCGTCTACCTGCACGTGCATGCGACCGAGCGTCCGGGCGACCGCGGCGAAGCGGTCGTCGACATCTTCCGCGTGAAAGACGGCAAGATCGTCGAACACTGGGACGTGATCCAGTCGGTACCGGAAAAGTCCGCGAACGCGAACACGATGTTCTGA